Proteins from a genomic interval of Proteiniborus ethanoligenes:
- the ltrA gene encoding group II intron reverse transcriptase/maturase, whose amino-acid sequence MAISTNMKRIQKTKDLDWLVEVGLETRGKQGVYSDLSAMSNLKTKSEFNTEHLLERIVDKRNIFEAYKKVVSNKGSHGIDGMKVDELLPFLQEHYETLKTSLLSGKYKPQPVRRKEIPKPNGGVRLLGIPTVIDRLIQQAINQVINPIFDKEFSDSSYGFRPKRSTHMALKQAQKYIDEGYRYVIDMDLEKFFDNINHDLLMHLVSRKIEDKRVLKLIRKYLKSGIMLKGMQVKSEEGAPQGGPLSPLLSNILLDELDKELERRGHRFCRYADDCNVYVKSKRAGERALENITKFLEKELKLKVNTEKSAVSSPTKRKFLGYSFYYGKGGIKFRVHDKSYDRLKEKIRNITNRNVSMNFNHRIKKLNEIVVGWVNYFKLADMKTKLKELDQWIRRRLRAVVWKTWKLVRTRFKNLMKLGVPKGKAWEYANTRKSYWRISKSPILNKTITNQKLINHGFKSLTSQYEKFRLS is encoded by the coding sequence TTGGCAATCTCAACAAACATGAAAAGAATACAGAAAACCAAGGACTTGGACTGGCTTGTGGAAGTAGGGTTGGAAACTCGAGGTAAACAAGGAGTGTACAGTGATTTGTCGGCGATGTCAAATCTGAAAACCAAGTCGGAATTTAATACTGAACATCTACTCGAAAGAATAGTGGATAAGAGAAATATCTTTGAAGCGTACAAGAAAGTAGTATCTAACAAAGGAAGCCATGGAATTGATGGAATGAAGGTAGATGAACTTCTACCTTTCCTACAAGAACATTACGAAACTTTGAAGACAAGTCTGCTAAGTGGAAAATATAAACCACAGCCAGTAAGACGAAAAGAAATACCCAAACCAAATGGCGGGGTAAGACTCCTAGGAATACCAACCGTAATAGATAGATTGATTCAACAAGCAATAAACCAAGTAATCAATCCCATATTCGATAAGGAGTTTTCAGATAGTAGCTATGGTTTTAGACCCAAAAGAAGTACACATATGGCTCTAAAACAAGCACAGAAATATATCGATGAAGGATACAGATACGTAATAGATATGGATTTAGAGAAATTCTTTGATAATATAAATCATGACCTTTTAATGCATCTAGTGTCAAGAAAGATAGAAGACAAAAGAGTGCTTAAATTAATACGAAAGTATTTAAAATCAGGGATAATGTTAAAAGGTATGCAGGTTAAATCAGAAGAAGGAGCACCTCAAGGTGGCCCACTAAGTCCACTATTAAGTAATATATTACTAGATGAATTAGACAAAGAACTAGAAAGAAGGGGACATAGATTCTGCCGTTATGCTGATGATTGTAATGTTTATGTTAAAAGCAAAAGGGCAGGAGAAAGAGCCCTCGAAAATATCACAAAATTCCTAGAGAAAGAGCTAAAACTGAAAGTAAATACTGAAAAGTCGGCAGTATCTTCACCAACAAAAAGAAAATTCTTAGGATATAGTTTCTACTATGGAAAAGGTGGAATAAAATTTAGAGTCCATGACAAAAGTTATGACAGACTTAAGGAAAAGATTAGAAATATAACTAACAGAAATGTAAGCATGAATTTCAATCATAGAATTAAGAAACTAAATGAAATAGTCGTAGGTTGGGTAAATTATTTTAAATTAGCAGATATGAAGACCAAACTAAAGGAGCTGGACCAATGGATTCGGAGGCGACTTAGAGCCGTGGTCTGGAAGACATGGAAATTAGTCAGAACTAGATTTAAAAACCTAATGAAACTAGGAGTTCCTAAAGGTAAGGCATG